A single genomic interval of Verrucomicrobiia bacterium harbors:
- the queA gene encoding tRNA preQ1(34) S-adenosylmethionine ribosyltransferase-isomerase QueA: MRTADFDYHLPPELIAQEPPPERDQARLLQLQRNPEAINHGAIRDFPRFLQPGDVIVLNNSKVFPARLRGRNKESGGAFEILLIEENARNDWWVMLRPGRRGSLGTEIILHDTTPRPTSLSARVVEINAEGHRRMVFSAAENIADIAEKIGEAPLPPYIHRKNGSEADDRERYQTVFANARGSVAAPTAGLHFTQELLSNIRRRGVEIAFVTLHVGLGTFAPVKSDLVSEHQMHEERYVVSDATAAAVSAARERGSRIVAVGTTSLRVLESVAAANDGKLAGGSGRTRIFIHPPYRFQIANALLTNFHLPRSTLLMLVSAFAAPGETRGRDLVLRAYTEAIKERYRFFSFGDAMFIQ, encoded by the coding sequence ATGCGCACTGCGGATTTCGATTACCATCTGCCGCCCGAATTGATCGCCCAGGAACCCCCGCCCGAGCGCGATCAAGCCCGTCTCCTGCAGTTGCAGCGAAATCCGGAGGCGATCAATCACGGCGCAATCCGCGATTTCCCGCGATTTCTGCAGCCCGGTGACGTTATCGTTCTCAACAATTCAAAGGTTTTCCCCGCCCGCCTGCGTGGGCGCAACAAGGAAAGTGGCGGGGCTTTCGAAATCCTCTTGATCGAGGAGAACGCCCGGAACGACTGGTGGGTGATGCTCCGCCCGGGGCGCCGGGGCAGCCTCGGGACCGAAATCATCCTCCACGACACCACACCCCGCCCCACTTCCCTTTCCGCCCGAGTTGTGGAAATAAACGCAGAGGGCCATCGGCGCATGGTCTTCTCAGCCGCCGAAAACATTGCTGACATCGCGGAGAAAATCGGCGAAGCCCCCCTGCCGCCCTACATTCATCGCAAGAATGGCAGCGAGGCGGATGATCGGGAACGCTACCAAACGGTCTTCGCGAACGCCCGGGGCTCCGTTGCCGCGCCGACCGCAGGACTTCATTTTACCCAGGAATTGCTCTCGAACATTCGGCGGCGCGGCGTGGAAATTGCCTTTGTGACCCTGCACGTCGGTCTCGGAACTTTCGCGCCCGTGAAATCTGATCTCGTTTCAGAACATCAAATGCACGAGGAGCGTTACGTTGTCAGCGACGCCACCGCCGCCGCCGTCAGCGCCGCCAGAGAACGCGGCAGCCGAATCGTTGCGGTTGGCACCACCTCCCTGCGCGTGCTCGAAAGTGTCGCTGCTGCAAACGACGGAAAACTTGCAGGCGGATCGGGCCGCACACGCATCTTCATTCATCCGCCATACCGCTTTCAAATCGCGAATGCGTTGCTCACGAATTTCCATCTGCCACGCTCAACGTTGTTGATGTTGGTCAGCGCATTCGCGGCGCCAGGTGAAACGCGCGGCCGCGATCTGGTTTTGCGCGCGTACACTGAAGCGATCAAGGAACGCTATCGTTTTTTCAGTTTTGGCGATGCCATGTTCATTCAATGA
- a CDS encoding tetratricopeptide repeat protein has protein sequence MKKRQSKFSAAANPIEAQAPRSRRRLWLARIIVMFAVPLLLLLVVEMVLRAIGFGYPTSFLVRKKTGEGVKLVQNSRFGWRFFGERMARTPQPLWISEQKDSKTIRIFVFGESAAFGDPQPRFSVSRCIEALLSGRYPHTRFEVINTAMTGINSHVIVPIASDCADVDADIWVVYMGNNEVVGPFGAGTVFGPQVPPLPLIRSSIALKATRVGQALDTLRQRLQESPPGKGEWGGMTMFLDQQVGADDQRMERVYRNFEKNLSTIIRSGERAGVKTVVSTVAVNLRDSAPFASKQGSAGEGSSKELRDLLEQGSAAHAAGQHQAAFDHFKTAIEKDPTIAELQFRAGTCALELNRPDAAAYFSAARDLDTLRFRCDSRLNEITRRVAADNRVALADAERAFASASGGGVPGHELFYEHVHLTFEGNYLLAETIVKEIEALLPASVREGAVPGKWPGLSDCANRLGYNEFTRHSALSDMLNRLSDAPFNQQSTYAVESQRLAARMEQASLSAERLAAALKQTETALEGAPKDAWLWLQAAALRLQNNDAALAADASERAAQLWPSNPEAWSQLGFARAQQQKFEAAVDAFRQAFAWEPQDVWALQNLAQALAKLDRREEAIEEYQRAVRIKPAFGTAWLGLGQLYESAGQTNRAEECFQKALRHRIRRGSELATLARFCQGRGWLAAAATNYADAVMLSPGDAALRIEAGQNLEKLGKRTEAAQYYADAVRLKPDLVTARFLHGLALGREGKAEAAVEEFRAAVRLMPELVEARINLGTALMNQGKREEAAAEFEEVLRRAPNNAVARQHLRALQSRN, from the coding sequence ATGAAAAAACGCCAATCGAAATTCTCGGCCGCCGCAAACCCGATCGAAGCGCAAGCGCCGCGCTCGCGCCGCCGGCTTTGGCTGGCGCGAATTATCGTGATGTTCGCCGTGCCCTTGCTGCTCCTCCTGGTCGTGGAAATGGTTCTTCGGGCAATTGGTTTTGGCTATCCAACAAGCTTTCTGGTTCGAAAAAAAACCGGCGAAGGCGTGAAGCTCGTGCAGAACAGCCGGTTTGGCTGGCGATTTTTTGGCGAACGAATGGCCCGCACGCCGCAGCCTCTCTGGATCTCGGAACAAAAGGATTCCAAGACGATCCGCATCTTCGTGTTTGGGGAATCGGCGGCGTTCGGCGATCCACAGCCGCGATTCAGCGTGAGCCGTTGCATTGAAGCCCTGTTGAGCGGCCGTTATCCGCACACGCGATTCGAGGTCATCAACACCGCGATGACTGGCATCAACTCACACGTGATAGTCCCCATCGCGAGTGATTGCGCGGATGTGGACGCGGACATCTGGGTGGTTTACATGGGCAACAACGAAGTGGTGGGGCCGTTTGGAGCGGGAACTGTGTTCGGCCCGCAAGTGCCACCATTGCCGCTGATTCGAAGCAGCATCGCATTGAAGGCAACCCGCGTTGGCCAGGCGCTCGATACGTTGAGGCAGCGGCTTCAGGAATCGCCACCTGGAAAGGGAGAGTGGGGCGGGATGACCATGTTTCTCGATCAACAGGTTGGGGCTGATGACCAGCGCATGGAACGTGTGTATCGCAACTTCGAAAAGAACCTTTCCACAATCATCCGCTCGGGCGAGCGGGCCGGCGTGAAGACTGTAGTCAGCACCGTTGCAGTCAACCTGCGCGATTCGGCTCCGTTCGCATCGAAGCAGGGAAGTGCAGGCGAAGGTTCTTCGAAGGAATTGCGCGATCTCCTGGAGCAGGGCTCGGCGGCACACGCCGCGGGGCAACACCAGGCGGCGTTCGATCATTTCAAGACGGCGATCGAGAAGGATCCAACAATCGCTGAACTGCAATTCCGGGCCGGAACCTGCGCGCTGGAACTGAATCGACCCGACGCCGCAGCTTACTTTTCTGCTGCGCGCGATTTGGACACCTTGCGCTTTCGTTGTGATTCCAGGTTGAACGAGATCACGCGCAGGGTCGCGGCGGACAATCGTGTTGCGCTTGCGGACGCTGAACGCGCGTTTGCTTCAGCGAGTGGCGGTGGTGTTCCCGGACACGAGCTGTTTTACGAGCACGTGCATCTTACGTTTGAGGGCAATTACCTGCTCGCCGAAACCATCGTGAAGGAGATCGAGGCCTTGCTCCCCGCAAGCGTGCGCGAGGGTGCGGTTCCTGGAAAATGGCCGGGCCTGTCGGACTGTGCGAATCGTTTGGGATACAATGAATTCACTCGCCATTCCGCGTTGTCAGACATGCTGAACCGCCTCAGTGACGCGCCCTTCAACCAGCAGTCGACGTACGCGGTCGAATCGCAGCGGCTCGCCGCGCGGATGGAGCAGGCGAGCCTTTCAGCTGAACGGCTGGCCGCGGCATTGAAGCAGACCGAAACTGCGCTTGAAGGGGCGCCGAAAGACGCGTGGCTCTGGCTGCAGGCGGCGGCTCTGCGTTTGCAAAACAACGATGCCGCGCTCGCTGCAGATGCCTCCGAACGGGCGGCCCAATTGTGGCCCAGCAACCCGGAAGCGTGGTCGCAGCTGGGGTTCGCGCGCGCGCAGCAGCAGAAGTTCGAAGCGGCAGTTGACGCGTTTCGCCAGGCGTTCGCATGGGAACCGCAGGATGTCTGGGCCCTGCAAAACCTGGCGCAAGCGCTTGCCAAACTCGATCGCAGGGAGGAAGCGATTGAAGAGTATCAGCGGGCTGTGCGAATTAAGCCCGCATTCGGAACCGCGTGGCTGGGTTTGGGCCAGCTGTATGAGTCAGCGGGCCAAACCAATCGTGCGGAGGAATGTTTTCAAAAGGCGCTGCGGCATCGGATCCGCCGCGGTTCCGAGCTCGCCACCCTCGCTCGATTTTGCCAGGGGCGCGGATGGCTCGCTGCCGCGGCGACCAACTATGCGGACGCCGTGATGCTGAGTCCTGGCGATGCAGCCCTGCGGATTGAAGCGGGCCAGAACCTGGAGAAGCTGGGGAAGCGGACGGAAGCCGCGCAGTATTATGCAGATGCGGTTCGGCTGAAACCAGATCTTGTAACAGCGCGCTTTTTGCACGGGCTTGCCCTGGGGCGGGAAGGCAAAGCAGAGGCGGCGGTTGAGGAATTCCGGGCGGCCGTGCGCCTCATGCCCGAGTTGGTCGAGGCGCGAATCAATTTGGGAACTGCGCTGATGAACCAGGGGAAGCGTGAGGAAGCTGCAGCCGAGTTTGAGGAGGTTTTGCGACGCGCGCCGAACAACGCCGTGGCGCGGCAGCATCTGCGTGCCCTGCAATCACGCAACTGA
- a CDS encoding sigma-70 family RNA polymerase sigma factor has protein sequence MSDITQVLQAIGRGEGKAANDLLPLVYEELRRLAVARMAHEAAGQTLQPTALVHEAWLRLVADGGHSWQNRAHFFSAAAEAMRRILIENARRKSRLKRGGGLARLDIDSIDLAESTPDDKVLLIDEALEKLRAEDPDRAKVVVMKFFAGLTNQEVAESLGVTERTVERQWAYAKAWIYHSIRAQE, from the coding sequence ATGAGCGACATCACCCAGGTTCTGCAGGCGATCGGCCGGGGAGAAGGGAAGGCGGCGAATGACTTGCTTCCGTTGGTCTACGAGGAGTTGCGCCGCCTTGCGGTCGCCCGCATGGCGCATGAAGCTGCGGGACAGACGCTCCAACCCACCGCGCTTGTTCACGAAGCCTGGCTGCGACTGGTCGCCGATGGCGGACATTCATGGCAAAACCGCGCACACTTTTTTTCCGCGGCCGCCGAAGCCATGCGCCGGATATTGATCGAGAACGCGCGGAGAAAGTCACGGCTGAAGCGCGGCGGCGGGCTGGCCCGGCTCGACATTGATTCCATCGACCTCGCTGAATCGACTCCGGACGACAAGGTTCTCCTTATTGACGAAGCCCTTGAAAAATTGCGGGCGGAAGATCCCGATCGCGCGAAGGTGGTCGTGATGAAATTTTTCGCAGGCCTCACCAACCAGGAAGTGGCGGAAAGCCTGGGAGTGACCGAACGCACTGTTGAACGCCAATGGGCGTATGCAAAGGCGTGGATTTACCATTCGATCCGGGCGCAGGAGTAA
- a CDS encoding protein kinase, which produces MTRTREREEALFDAARRLDSIGSQRAFLDQACLGDDALRKRIDSLLEAAAAANAFFDDAAPVAESAAAVSKTSADGLGESRVSEGPGSRIGRYKLLQRIGEGGCGVVYMAEQEVPVRRRVALKIIKLGMDTKSVIARFEAERQALALMDHPNIARVLDAGATETGRPYFVMELVRGLKITDYCNQAHQDTSQRLHLFIQICQAIQHAHQKGIIHRDIKPSNVLVTLHDGVPVPKVIDFGIAKATEMRLTDKTLFTAYEQFIGTPAYMSPEQAEMSGLDIDTRSDIYSLGVLLYELLTGKTPFDPAKLMQSGFDEMRRTLREREPQRPSTMVTTMQGQELLTTARERQAEPPKLISLLKGDLDWIVMKALEKDRSRRYETANGLAMDIQRYLQHEPVAARPPSRLYRFQKLVRRNKVVCGAAAAVAAALIAGFSTSLILFLKEREARRIAVEAEQRAERARVTETLARRQAEAREKITQAAALMGKDRFAEADRVIAEIPLTPVTMEGASVFRALAEWHAMKGDWRNAAQRYTVLLQVNQLDGWDVSTLDYLGCGSALVELKDTAAYNRFRMGAIERFGGTASAVAAERILKISLLFPPDDVVMSALEPLADFADRTFSNSEMRTYEDSFRTAWASVSLGLFEYRRGNFARAEKWCLKALACSDHNEVRSATARALLVLLRHRAGQHESAQAEFSNAERIISTRFESSLDAGSRDEGFWFDWLFARDLLREAHSMLQKPSAALEPRVSAE; this is translated from the coding sequence ATGACGCGAACGCGAGAGCGGGAAGAAGCCTTGTTCGACGCAGCACGCAGGCTCGACAGCATCGGGTCGCAACGTGCCTTTCTCGACCAGGCGTGCCTCGGCGACGATGCGTTGCGGAAGCGGATCGATTCATTGCTGGAGGCCGCTGCGGCGGCGAATGCATTTTTCGACGATGCCGCGCCAGTTGCGGAAAGCGCAGCGGCCGTATCGAAAACGTCTGCCGACGGGCTGGGCGAGTCGCGGGTTAGTGAAGGCCCGGGCTCGCGCATAGGGCGTTACAAGCTGTTGCAGCGGATTGGCGAGGGCGGGTGCGGCGTGGTTTACATGGCGGAACAGGAGGTGCCGGTGCGCCGCCGCGTGGCGCTCAAGATCATCAAGCTCGGAATGGATACCAAGAGCGTGATCGCCCGGTTCGAAGCCGAACGCCAGGCGCTCGCCCTCATGGATCATCCGAACATCGCCCGGGTGCTTGACGCCGGGGCGACGGAGACAGGCCGTCCTTATTTCGTGATGGAATTGGTCCGCGGGCTCAAGATCACGGATTATTGCAATCAGGCGCATCAGGACACGAGCCAGCGTCTGCATCTCTTCATCCAGATTTGCCAGGCCATCCAGCATGCCCATCAAAAAGGGATCATTCATCGCGACATCAAGCCGTCCAACGTTCTTGTGACATTGCATGACGGCGTGCCTGTGCCGAAGGTGATCGACTTCGGTATTGCGAAGGCGACGGAGATGCGGCTGACAGACAAGACGCTGTTCACGGCGTACGAGCAGTTCATCGGCACGCCCGCTTACATGAGCCCGGAGCAGGCGGAGATGAGCGGGCTGGACATTGACACCCGCAGCGACATCTACAGCCTCGGTGTGTTGCTCTATGAATTGCTCACGGGCAAGACGCCTTTCGATCCCGCGAAGCTGATGCAGTCGGGGTTCGATGAAATGCGCCGAACGTTGCGCGAGCGGGAGCCGCAACGGCCGTCGACGATGGTGACGACCATGCAGGGGCAGGAGTTATTGACGACCGCGCGTGAACGCCAGGCGGAGCCGCCCAAGCTCATCTCCTTGCTCAAGGGCGATCTGGACTGGATCGTGATGAAGGCGCTCGAGAAAGATCGTTCGCGGCGGTACGAAACGGCGAATGGGCTGGCAATGGACATTCAACGTTACCTCCAGCACGAGCCCGTTGCGGCGCGTCCCCCAAGCCGCCTGTATCGGTTTCAGAAACTTGTGCGACGGAACAAGGTGGTGTGCGGCGCGGCAGCCGCCGTGGCTGCGGCTTTGATCGCCGGGTTCAGCACATCATTGATTCTCTTCCTGAAGGAACGCGAAGCGCGGCGGATTGCGGTGGAGGCGGAGCAGCGTGCCGAGCGGGCGCGGGTAACGGAAACACTAGCGCGGCGGCAGGCCGAAGCGCGGGAGAAAATCACGCAGGCGGCGGCGCTGATGGGCAAGGATCGCTTTGCAGAGGCCGACAGGGTCATCGCGGAGATTCCGCTGACTCCTGTGACGATGGAAGGCGCCTCGGTTTTTCGCGCGCTGGCAGAGTGGCATGCGATGAAGGGTGACTGGCGCAACGCGGCCCAGCGTTACACGGTTCTGCTGCAGGTGAACCAGCTCGATGGCTGGGATGTTTCCACCCTGGATTACCTGGGGTGCGGATCTGCGCTGGTCGAGTTGAAGGATACGGCGGCCTACAACCGGTTTCGCATGGGTGCGATTGAACGTTTTGGCGGGACGGCGAGCGCGGTGGCGGCGGAGCGGATTTTGAAGATCAGCCTGCTCTTCCCTCCCGACGACGTGGTGATGTCCGCTTTGGAACCGCTTGCCGATTTTGCGGATCGGACTTTCTCCAACTCGGAAATGCGGACGTATGAAGATTCGTTCCGCACGGCGTGGGCTTCGGTCTCGCTTGGGCTTTTTGAATATCGCCGCGGCAATTTCGCCCGTGCCGAGAAATGGTGCCTCAAGGCGCTGGCATGTTCCGACCACAACGAAGTGCGCAGCGCCACTGCGCGCGCGCTGCTGGTGCTGCTGCGGCATCGGGCCGGGCAGCACGAATCCGCGCAGGCCGAATTCTCCAATGCGGAACGGATCATTTCGACGCGGTTCGAGTCATCACTGGACGCTGGCAGCCGCGACGAAGGATTCTGGTTCGACTGGTTGTTTGCGCGCGATCTCCTGCGCGAGGCGCACTCCATGTTGCAGAAGCCATCCGCCGCGCTCGAGCCACGCGTGTCTGCTGAATGA
- a CDS encoding dihydrofolate reductase family protein encodes MKPFVFINMAMTADGKIATANRAISSFGSKDDQDHLLELRATADAVMAGARTVDSADVNMGPGPARFRAMRIKRGLAEYNLRIIVSRSGSINPGAAIFKHPFSPILILTTDAAPKSRVKKLRDLADKVESFGDREIDFPAALAWLHKQWGVKRLLCEGGGELNDAVVRAGLVDEIHLTVCPFIFAGREAPTIADGAGVSNLASAAQFELKSRRRVGAEMFLVYRARVALRPPNSVA; translated from the coding sequence ATGAAACCGTTCGTGTTCATCAACATGGCGATGACTGCGGATGGGAAGATCGCGACCGCCAATCGCGCGATCTCCTCGTTCGGCAGCAAGGACGATCAGGATCACCTTCTCGAATTGCGCGCAACGGCCGATGCCGTCATGGCTGGCGCGCGGACTGTCGACTCAGCTGACGTGAACATGGGCCCCGGACCTGCGAGATTTCGCGCGATGCGAATCAAACGCGGGCTCGCAGAATACAACCTTCGCATCATCGTGAGCCGCTCAGGGTCGATCAATCCCGGCGCTGCAATCTTCAAGCATCCCTTTTCGCCCATCCTGATTCTCACCACGGATGCCGCACCGAAATCCAGGGTGAAGAAGCTGCGTGACCTGGCGGATAAGGTTGAATCGTTCGGCGATCGGGAAATCGACTTTCCTGCTGCACTGGCGTGGCTGCACAAGCAATGGGGCGTCAAGCGTCTGCTCTGCGAAGGAGGGGGTGAATTGAACGACGCGGTTGTTCGCGCGGGCCTGGTGGATGAAATACATCTGACTGTCTGCCCGTTCATCTTTGCTGGCCGCGAGGCACCGACGATCGCTGATGGTGCGGGAGTTTCGAACCTTGCCAGTGCTGCGCAGTTCGAGTTGAAGAGCCGTCGCCGCGTCGGGGCGGAAATGTTTCTCGTTTATCGCGCCCGCGTCGCATTGCGGCCCCCGAACTCAGTTGCGTGA